The following proteins come from a genomic window of Leptospira andrefontaineae:
- a CDS encoding response regulator: MIQSFFKILFAEDNETSAELLIHFLERFNFEVDHVVDGMAAELKLRKTKYDFILLDNMMPVLSGVRLASKVPDLNKNTPIVFLTASNEKEEVMAAAHSKQLVGYILKPFDPEKLLQKIVSVLKIPEDMLVDKKKYPFSIERTQNVSYGNGVKLIGCPFQKNAEKIAQEIAFVLKELPGVRKFFIEVGEEFYYHKRAQEILASLVTRLASKYEIREEDILILSP, from the coding sequence ATGATCCAATCTTTCTTTAAAATTTTATTTGCGGAAGATAACGAAACTTCTGCCGAATTGCTCATTCATTTTTTGGAAAGGTTCAATTTCGAAGTGGACCATGTCGTAGATGGAATGGCAGCTGAACTTAAATTAAGAAAAACCAAATATGATTTTATCCTCTTGGATAATATGATGCCCGTACTTTCGGGGGTCCGCCTAGCAAGTAAGGTCCCTGATCTGAATAAAAATACCCCCATTGTCTTCTTAACTGCTAGCAACGAAAAAGAAGAGGTCATGGCTGCAGCACATAGTAAACAACTTGTAGGTTATATTCTCAAACCTTTTGATCCAGAAAAACTTTTACAAAAGATCGTTTCGGTACTGAAAATCCCGGAAGATATGCTTGTGGACAAAAAGAAATATCCATTCTCGATTGAAAGGACCCAAAACGTATCTTACGGAAATGGAGTGAAACTCATCGGTTGTCCTTTCCAAAAAAATGCGGAGAAGATCGCCCAAGAGATCGCATTTGTTCTGAAGGAACTCCCCGGAGTTCGTAAGTTCTTCATCGAAGTGGGAGAAGAATTCTATTATCACAAAAGAGCCCAGGAAATCCTGGCCTCCCTAGTGACCCGTCTGGCTTCTAAATACGAGATAAGGGAAGAAGATATTCTCATACTTTCTCCTTAA
- a CDS encoding Spy/CpxP family protein refolding chaperone yields the protein MFRKITKITAILLVLGTTALLTQGCHHKWMSHEKRANYIVKKLKSELDLTDTQAAALDKIKEDVLAKRKELKMGGHFLPKEAVEELRADKLNPEKWNKLGEEREKKIAALRVFFTKKAVDFHAILTPEQRGKLADLILKFQSKFDKEDED from the coding sequence ATGTTTCGCAAAATTACGAAAATAACCGCGATTTTGTTGGTGCTGGGGACTACCGCCCTACTGACTCAAGGCTGCCATCATAAATGGATGTCTCATGAGAAAAGAGCCAATTATATCGTCAAAAAACTTAAATCAGAATTGGATCTAACTGATACACAAGCAGCTGCCCTTGATAAAATAAAAGAGGACGTGCTTGCAAAACGTAAAGAGCTAAAGATGGGCGGACACTTCCTTCCTAAGGAAGCAGTAGAAGAACTTCGTGCTGACAAATTGAATCCTGAAAAATGGAACAAACTGGGCGAAGAAAGAGAAAAAAAGATCGCAGCTCTTAGAGTATTTTTCACCAAAAAGGCAGTGGATTTCCACGCGATATTAACTCCCGAACAAAGAGGGAAACTGGCGGATCTAATCCTTAAGTTCCAGAGTAAATTCGATAAGGAAGACGAGGATTAA
- a CDS encoding RNA polymerase sigma factor, whose amino-acid sequence MGEAEFSRFVEETREIVLAAISRYLYERFAYAIDDVAQETYLRAYKALQKGQFRGDSKLTTWLYTIARNESIRMNENLVREETKAEKAGKRSEEDSRSFAFDKELPEDREDLPTWEKAKLWIGNLPEAYRSVIQYYLSGYSEKEIAEVLGVPAGTVKSRAARGKEMLRRMQNSEKREGGEVWGKY is encoded by the coding sequence ATGGGAGAGGCAGAATTTTCCCGCTTCGTAGAAGAAACCAGGGAGATCGTCTTAGCGGCGATCTCCCGTTACTTGTATGAACGCTTTGCATATGCGATAGATGATGTCGCACAGGAAACATATCTTCGCGCTTATAAGGCATTACAAAAAGGTCAATTTAGGGGAGACTCTAAGCTGACCACTTGGTTATACACAATCGCTAGGAACGAATCCATTCGTATGAATGAAAATCTAGTTAGGGAAGAAACCAAGGCGGAGAAAGCCGGAAAAAGATCGGAAGAAGATTCCAGAAGTTTCGCTTTTGATAAAGAACTCCCGGAGGATAGAGAAGATCTTCCTACTTGGGAAAAAGCAAAACTTTGGATTGGCAATCTTCCCGAAGCGTATAGAAGTGTGATCCAATATTATCTTTCCGGATATTCCGAAAAAGAGATCGCAGAAGTTCTGGGAGTTCCTGCGGGAACGGTAAAATCCAGAGCGGCTAGAGGAAAGGAAATGTTGCGAAGAATGCAGAACTCCGAAAAAAGAGAAGGAGGAGAAGTATGGGGAAAATATTAA
- a CDS encoding single-stranded DNA-binding protein encodes MKNLSLTVLDGFLTGDPELKRTQAGKSVTNFTVAVNHNYKRAEGEESEVSYVDVEVWERLAENCSEYLKKGKKVTVIGHLKQDRWKNQEGQSRSKVKVIADEVRFDSFGDRKEKEAA; translated from the coding sequence ATGAAAAATTTATCACTCACAGTTCTGGACGGTTTTTTAACCGGCGATCCGGAACTAAAGAGAACCCAAGCTGGAAAGTCTGTCACAAATTTTACAGTGGCGGTGAACCATAACTACAAAAGAGCAGAAGGAGAAGAGTCCGAGGTTTCCTACGTAGACGTAGAGGTTTGGGAAAGGCTTGCTGAAAATTGTTCTGAATATCTTAAAAAAGGAAAAAAGGTAACAGTAATCGGACATTTAAAACAGGATAGATGGAAAAATCAGGAAGGCCAATCCCGTTCCAAGGTCAAAGTAATAGCGGACGAGGTCCGATTCGACAGCTTCGGAGATAGAAAAGAAAAAGAAGCGGCGTAA
- a CDS encoding phosphoribosyl-AMP cyclohydrolase, giving the protein MLTIIWAGGQPGKISELRRMTQAEWEHLRNDLPTNVKTFIDCDEDTVLISHPNFSEKELVEISNFDGLKFSDGLIPVITKDEKGLVLMQAFSNLESLELSKKESLGIYFSRSRNQLWRKGDTSGHIQKLKRILAPDDGSFVVYEVEQEGAACHEGYYSCFFREQDRAGIKNLVPEIPFLGK; this is encoded by the coding sequence ATGCTTACTATTATTTGGGCCGGTGGACAGCCGGGAAAAATTTCCGAATTGAGAAGAATGACCCAAGCGGAATGGGAACATCTTCGCAATGATCTTCCGACTAACGTGAAAACTTTTATAGACTGTGACGAAGATACCGTCTTAATTTCTCATCCCAACTTTTCGGAAAAGGAATTGGTAGAAATCTCCAATTTCGATGGCCTCAAATTCTCCGACGGTTTGATCCCAGTGATCACCAAAGATGAGAAGGGCCTTGTTTTAATGCAGGCATTCTCCAATTTAGAAAGTTTGGAACTCAGCAAAAAAGAATCCCTTGGAATTTATTTCAGCAGGTCCAGGAACCAGCTATGGAGAAAGGGAGACACTTCCGGACATATCCAAAAACTGAAAAGGATCTTAGCACCCGATGATGGAAGTTTTGTTGTGTACGAAGTGGAACAGGAAGGTGCAGCCTGTCACGAAGGGTATTATTCCTGTTTTTTCAGAGAGCAGGATAGAGCTGGGATAAAAAACTTAGTTCCAGAGATCCCTTTTTTAGGGAAGTAG
- the mltG gene encoding endolytic transglycosylase MltG produces MIFKNTFVRRSVVLLGILALSGVVAFFVTDEIKGGAVGAGQVKVDIIVEPGDSPSEVTENLSKNGLLKSSKYFLFLIKATRSAGKIKAGLYEINDGMDARKILQVITEGKVKLVTFTVPEGYNNRQIGDLLVKKNLIKTRADFLNAASRTELLREFKIPANNAEGYLFPETYSVPVNFPADKIARMMIKRFYVRLEKVPGAKELDPKKLHEIVVLASVVEREAKKNEERPLMAGVFLNRLKQDIPLESCATIQYLFDKPHPRIFEKDLKIVSPYNTYMNKGYPPGPISNPGQPSLEAALMPTKTEYLFFLLKPDGFHYFSKSFKEHAEAKKKYIDVLYE; encoded by the coding sequence ATGATTTTTAAAAATACATTCGTGAGAAGATCCGTTGTTTTATTAGGCATACTTGCACTTTCGGGTGTGGTCGCCTTCTTTGTTACAGATGAGATCAAAGGTGGAGCCGTAGGTGCCGGCCAGGTAAAAGTGGACATCATAGTAGAGCCTGGCGATTCTCCTTCAGAAGTTACTGAAAATCTTTCCAAGAACGGATTATTAAAATCTTCTAAATATTTCCTTTTTCTAATTAAAGCAACCAGATCTGCAGGAAAGATCAAGGCCGGTCTATATGAGATCAATGACGGGATGGATGCGCGTAAGATCCTACAAGTGATCACGGAAGGAAAAGTTAAACTTGTCACATTTACCGTTCCGGAAGGTTATAATAACCGCCAGATAGGCGATTTATTAGTTAAGAAAAACTTAATTAAGACCAGAGCCGATTTTTTGAATGCCGCTTCCAGAACGGAGCTATTAAGAGAGTTTAAGATCCCTGCAAATAATGCGGAAGGTTATCTATTCCCGGAAACTTACAGTGTTCCGGTGAATTTCCCTGCGGATAAGATCGCAAGGATGATGATCAAAAGATTTTATGTTAGATTGGAGAAGGTTCCTGGAGCAAAGGAATTAGATCCTAAAAAACTGCATGAGATCGTGGTCCTTGCTTCAGTGGTAGAAAGAGAAGCCAAAAAAAATGAAGAAAGACCTTTGATGGCCGGCGTATTCTTAAATCGTTTGAAACAAGATATTCCTTTGGAGTCTTGCGCTACTATCCAGTATCTTTTTGATAAACCTCATCCTCGTATTTTTGAAAAAGATCTGAAGATCGTTTCTCCTTATAATACTTATATGAATAAAGGATATCCGCCTGGTCCTATTTCTAATCCGGGACAACCTTCTTTAGAAGCGGCACTCATGCCAACTAAGACAGAGTATCTATTCTTCTTATTAAAACCGGATGGATTTCATTACTTCTCTAAAAGTTTTAAAGAACATGCCGAAGCTAAGAAAAAGTATATCGACGTTCTTTACGAATAG